In Puntigrus tetrazona isolate hp1 chromosome 24, ASM1883169v1, whole genome shotgun sequence, a genomic segment contains:
- the LOC122330111 gene encoding gamma-aminobutyric acid receptor subunit rho-3 gives MKLVLLNLRLLCLACLWPVTLLNNPYPNRKKNKDVYLAEHGKNRFRGRIDYKLKRKDSTKSLLIKTEQLLRIEDHDFAMRPGFGGSAIPVGIDVQVESIDSISEVNMDFTMTLYLRHYWKDERLAFPSSNNLSRTFDGRLVKKIWKPDVFFVHSKRSFIHDTTMENIMLRVYPDGNILYSVRITVTSLCSMDFSRFPLDTQNCSLELESYAYAENDLMLYWKNGNDSLRTDEIALSQFFIEEFHPSHGLALYSSTGWYNRLYINFILRRHIFFFMLQTYFPTMLMVVLSWVSFWIDRRAVPARVSLGITTVLTMSTIITGVSASMPQVSYVKAVDIYLWTSFLFVFLSVIEYAAVNYFTTKEEMKKLEQLKLSGYDASQAMAFDGCFHDQDIELSTFPLSDLNTEPCMSSRNSTTPELPPVLGTRLRRRRSIRQSVNHIMNNSYKIDSYSRIFFPLAYFLFNIIYWSIYS, from the exons ATGAAGCTGGTCCTGCTGAATCTCAGGCTGCTGTGCCTTGCTTGTCTCTGGCCCGTCACCTTGCTCAACAACCCTTATCCTAACCGGAAGAAAAACAAGGATGTTTACTTGGCTGAGCATGGCAAAAACAGATTCAGAGG acGGATTGATTATAAATTAAAGAGAAAGGACAGCACTAAGTCCCTCCTGATCAAAACTGAGCAGCTGCTGAGAATTGAAGACCACGACTTTGCTATGAGGCCTGGATTCGGAG GATCTGCCATCCCTGTGGGCATTGATGTTCAGGTGGAGAGTATAGACAGCATCTCTGAAGTTAACATG GACTTCACAATGACCCTGTACCTGAGGCATTATTGGAAGGATGAACGTTTGGCTTTTCCCTCCAGTAACAATCTGAGCCGCACGTTCGATGGCCGGCTCGTAAAGAAGATCTGGAAGCCTGATGTCTTTTTTGTCCATTCCAAGCGCTCTTTCATCCATGATACTACCATGGAGAACATAATGCTGAGAGTATACCCAGACGGCAACATCCTTTATAGCGTCAG GATTACAGTTACTTCTCTGTGCTCAATGGACTTCAGTAGATTCCCGTTGGACACCCAAAACTGTTCCCTGGAATTGGAGAGCT ATGCATATGCTGAGAACGACCTCATGTTGTACTGGAAAAATGGCAATGACTCTTTGAGGACAGATGAGATTGCTCTCTCTCAGTTCTTCATTGAAGAGTTTCACCCCTCACATGGTCTGGCATTGTACAGCAGCACAG GCTGGTACAACAGGCTCTACATCAACTTCATCCTCAGAAGACACATATTCTTCTTTATGCTGCAAACATATTTTCCTACAATGCTGATGGTTGTTCTGTCCTGGGTGTCTTTTTGGATCGACAGGAGGGCAGTACCGGCCCGTGTCTCACTTG GCATCACTACGGTGTTGACTATGTCCACCATAATTACGGGAGTGTCAGCGTCCATGCCTCAGGTATCATACGTGAAAGCGGTGGACATCTATTTGTGGaccagcttcctgtttgtgtttctgtccGTCATCGagtatgcagccgtcaactacttCACTACTAAGGAAGAAATGAAGAAACTCGAGCAATTGAAG CTCTCAGGATACGATGCATCTCAAGCCATGGCATTCGATGGCTGTTTCCATGACCAGGACATAGAGCTCAGCACATTTCCATTGTCTGACCTAAACACAGAGCCATGTATGTCCTCCAGGAACTCCACAACACCCGAGCTTCCTCCGGTCCTGGGCACACGCCTCCGTCGGCGTCGTTCTATTCGCCAAAGCGTCAACCATATCATGAATAACAGTTACAAGATCGACTCCTATTCCAGAATATTCTTTCCTTTGGCGTACTTTCTCTTCAATATCATCTACTGGAGCATCTACTCCTAA
- the hhla2b.1 gene encoding uncharacterized protein hhla2b.1, producing MTAVHSWIGLMLLWITAETNGKTPDVQLTCTFSEDCVLPCVFEAVGDEAIHWYRQDVLIQSCIHGSGRLDEADQHYNSRTSLFTEMIAYGNASLHIRKCGPQDRGKYKCLVTSSRETTEHFITVKVEAPIQSVSLETTRLSGFEEVICFSRDVYPAPRVNLFTEPAGLPDSLQPFTRKTADKQGLYSVKSKLKKLKDLTYICLIQSFYRSQTWKASLQEKEIFSVEGKDFIIPCAAPWKLQNFTLTWSFTKEHKSSTIYTYDSLTQRSSSLWKEKVRLVTPRGRDGDGSLQLRNPLSPEHTGTYTCILSAHQAKHEVHTRVSITLKSEKQQSESSPQRRIPAAVITGLAVAAVAAIIGMIKYRAGCTKSSKGHAEITEMQPIRVTVISSRAASEDTCLTEENENKPT from the exons ATGACGGCAGTGCATTCTTGGATTGGTCTAATGTTATTGTGGATTACTGCTGAAACAAATGGGAAAACTCCAG ATGTTCAGTTAACCTGCACGTTCTCAGAAGATTGCGTCCTACCCTGTGTCTTTGAAGCAGTCGGAGATGAGGCGATACACTGGTACAGACAAGATGTCCTGATCCAGAGTTGTATACATGGAAGCGGCCGGTTAGATGAGGCGGATCAACACTACAACAGCAGGACATCATTATTCACTGAAATGATTGCGTATGGTAACGCATCTCTTCATATCCGGAAGTGCGGTCCACAGGACAGAGGGAAGTACAAGTGCCTTGTTACCAGCAGTCGAGAAACCACCGAGCACTTCATCACAGTCAAGGTGGAAG CCCCTATTCAGTCAGTGAGCCTGGAGACAACGCGCCTCAGTGGTTTTGAGGAAGTCATATGCTTCAGCCGAGACGTCTATCCTGCTCCCCGTGTAAACCTGTTCACAGAGCCGGCCGGTCTACCCGATTCCCTCCAACCCTTCACACGCAAAACGGCTGACAAACAAGGCCTGTACTCAGTGAAGAGCAAGCTCAAGAAGCTGAAAGATCTGACCTACATCTGCCTCATCCAATCATTCTACAGGTCTCAGACATGGAAGGCGTCACTGCAGGAGAAAG AGATATTCAGCGTGGAAGGAAAGGACTTCATCATCCCTTGTGCGGCCCCATGGAAGCTGCAGAACTTCACACTCACATGGTCCTTCACCAAAGAACACAAGTCCTCGACCATCTACACCTATGACAGCCTCACACAGCGGAGCTCCAGCTTATGGAAGGAGAAGGTGCGACTGGTGACCCCCAGGGGTCGAGACGGAGACGGCTCACTGCAGCTACGCAACCCGCTGAGTCCAGAGCACACTGGAACCTACACCTGCATCCTCTCTGCTCACCAGGCCAAACATGAGGTCCATACAAGAGTCAGCATCACACTAAAATCTG AAAAACAACAGTCCGAGAGCTCCCCCCAGCGGCGGATTCCTGCAGCGGTCATCACAGGCCTCGCAGTCGCTGCAGTCGCTGCAATCATAGGAATGATAAAATATAGAG CTGGCTGTACAAAATCAAGTAAAGGCCATGCAGAGATTACAGAGATGCAACCAATCAGAG TGACTGTTATAAGCAGCAGAGCTGCATCTGAAGACACCTGCTTAACAGAAGAAAACGAAAACAAACCAACATGA